In the genome of Streptomyces sp. 846.5, the window CGCGGACGGCGCCCGCACCGGTGTGCGCGGCGTCCCGGACGCCGTCGAGCTCGCCCGCCGCGCCGCGGCGAGCCGGCGGCTGCGGCTGGTCGGAGTCGCCGGGTACGAGGGCACCATCACCACCGTCGACGACCGCGCCCAGGTCCGGACCTGGCTGGCCGACCTGGTCGAGCTGGCCCACCGGATCGACGACACCGGTCTGTTCGCCGGTGCCGAGGAGATCGTGGTCAGCGCCGGCGGCAGCGAGCACTTCGACCTGGTCGCCGAGGCGCTCACGGAGCCGGCCCTGCGGCTCTCCCGGCCGGTCCTGCGGTTGCTCCGCAGCGGCGCCTACGTCACCCATGACGCGCTGCACTACGCCGCGATCTCGCCGCTGCGCGACGCGGCCGAGACCGAGCGGCTCCGGCCCGCGCTGCGGCTGTGGGCCCAGGTCGTCTCCCGTCCCGAACCCGGACTGGCCCTGCTCAACGCGGGCAAGCGCGACCTCCCCTACGACCTCGGCCTGCCGCTGCCCGAGCTGGTCCGCGACCCCGCCACCGGCGCGCAGCGCCCGGCCACCGGACTGACCGTCAGCAAGCTCGCCGACCAGCACGCCTTCGTGGCCGTGGACCCGGGGACCGAGGTCCAGGTCGGCGACTGGATCGGGCTCGGCCTCTCGCACCCCTGCACGGCCTTCGAGAAGTGGCAGCTGATCCCCGAGGTCGAGGCGGACGGCACGGTGGTCGACCTGATCCGGACCTTCTTCTGATGGCTGCCCCGACCCCTCCGCCCGCGCATCAGGACCTCCTGCTCCGCGGCGCGCTGGTGGTGGACGGCTCCGGCGGGGCCCCGTACCGCGCCGACACGCTCGTCCGGGACGGACGGATCGCACTGATCCACCGCGAGACCGACCCCGGCCCGCGGCCCAGCACCACCGGCCGTACCGTCGACGCCGACGGCCTGGCGCTCACCCCCGGCTTCATCGACATGCACGCCCACTCCGACCTGGCCCTGCTCACCGACCCGGCGCACGAGGCCAAGGCCGCCCAGGGCGTCACCCTGGAGGTCCTCGGCCAGGACGGCCTCTCCTACGCCCCGGTCGACGACGCCACCCTCGCCGGACTGCGGGTCCAGCTCGCGGGCTGGAACGGCGACCCCGAGGGCCTGGACTGGTCCTGGCGCAGCGTCGGCGAGTACCTGGACCGGCTGGACGCCGGACCCCACGGCGACGGGCTGGCCGTCAACGCCGCCTACCTGGTCCCGCACGGCACCCTGCGCGCCCTGGTGCTGGGCTGGGAGGACCGCGCCGCCACCGCGGCCGAGCTGGAGCTGATGAACCGTCGGCTGGACCAGGCCCTGGCCGAGGGCGCCATGGGCCTGTCCGCCGGGCTCAGCTACTCCCCCGGCATGTACGCCGGCACCGCCGAACTGGTCTCGCTGTGCCGGACCGCGGCCGCCCGCGGCGGCTACTTCTGCCCGCACCACCGCTCCTACGGCGCCCACGCCCTGACCGCATACGCAGAGATGACCGAGGTCGCCAAGCAGTCGGGCTGCGCCCTGCACCTGGCCCACGCCACGATGAACTTCCAGATCAACGCGGGCCGGGCGGGCGAGCTGCTGCAGCTGCTGGACGCCGCCCTGGCCGACGGCGTGGACCTGACCCTGGACAGCTACCCCTACCTCCCCGGGTCCACCACCCTGGCCGCGCTGCTGCCGGGCTGGGCCACGGCCGGCGGCCCCGAGGAGACCCTGCGCCGGCTGGCGTCGCCGGCCGCGCTCGCCGAGATCCGCGCCGCGCTGGAGCAGCACGGCTCGGACGGCTGCCACGGCGTGGTCGCCGACTGGGACACGGTGC includes:
- a CDS encoding alanine racemase; amino-acid sequence: MPPARADSTVAELVAAKPNLFDDGFTTPLLTLDADALRHNLALMARWTAAHGLAFAPHGKTPLAPQLYRRQLELGAWGITAAMPSHLRMYRAFGVRRVFLANELVDPAALAWLAAELDADPEFRFVCYVDSVRGIELMEAALPAGTRPVDVVVELGADGARTGVRGVPDAVELARRAAASRRLRLVGVAGYEGTITTVDDRAQVRTWLADLVELAHRIDDTGLFAGAEEIVVSAGGSEHFDLVAEALTEPALRLSRPVLRLLRSGAYVTHDALHYAAISPLRDAAETERLRPALRLWAQVVSRPEPGLALLNAGKRDLPYDLGLPLPELVRDPATGAQRPATGLTVSKLADQHAFVAVDPGTEVQVGDWIGLGLSHPCTAFEKWQLIPEVEADGTVVDLIRTFF
- a CDS encoding D-aminoacylase; its protein translation is MAAPTPPPAHQDLLLRGALVVDGSGGAPYRADTLVRDGRIALIHRETDPGPRPSTTGRTVDADGLALTPGFIDMHAHSDLALLTDPAHEAKAAQGVTLEVLGQDGLSYAPVDDATLAGLRVQLAGWNGDPEGLDWSWRSVGEYLDRLDAGPHGDGLAVNAAYLVPHGTLRALVLGWEDRAATAAELELMNRRLDQALAEGAMGLSAGLSYSPGMYAGTAELVSLCRTAAARGGYFCPHHRSYGAHALTAYAEMTEVAKQSGCALHLAHATMNFQINAGRAGELLQLLDAALADGVDLTLDSYPYLPGSTTLAALLPGWATAGGPEETLRRLASPAALAEIRAALEQHGSDGCHGVVADWDTVQVSGVRTAELRSAVGLTISQLAARDGVDPFTAYVGLLRADGLGTTVLQHVGHEGNVRAIMRHPAHTGGSDGLLVGDRPHPRAWGTFPRYLGHYVRAEGVLGLAECVRHLSAGPARRLGLTDRGLVCEGHRADLVLLDPQTVAAGATYEQPRAAPSGIPYVLVDGVPVVDDHRRTAATPGRSVRRAAGPDTGRGVSRSSSGRSRAPSA